A region of the Lycium barbarum isolate Lr01 chromosome 1, ASM1917538v2, whole genome shotgun sequence genome:
tttttcaccgGCCTGGTCCGCCCTAGCCTACGCGACTCCTTTAAGGTTCCTAACCACTCCGCGTATTCTAATTTCCTGTAGGTTACCCCAACTTCCATTTGTGTCTTATATCTGCATTTGTGGAAAAAAAATTGTACACTTCCCAAGGGGGTCACCCAtaccaaaattgctctggccctagcacgcttaacctcaaaactttaatgTATTTCGatacgttaatgctggtataattgcacccacttccccgcacgacctttttcacacaatctagggcaagtcggggtcttaacaatttccggaaagttcccgtagcgggtcccactccgatctagagagggtcttttattttttCTGATTATGTAACTATCGAGTTAGCCTTCTAAagcttcaatattcacctttcatttatatgtatggctacctcaaacggttctatcaaTTTGGGTTTTGTCCCAACTCTATTAGTAACTAGGAGGGAAACATATACCACAAAATAGAGTctagacctgtcaatgcatatatatttcgGGAAAAGAACAATAACATACCTTTATCCGCGTTTGGTGGCACCCCCGGGTCCTATCGACTAGCccaaggcatagatgcggttcgaaggaccgctagaactggaaactccgccGCGGCCTccaccgcggcctgctggtgctggcatgccctgccccgtagggcgcatagctacagaaggagaTGAACCGGCAACCGACCTCGTGGGCTGAGTTGTACCACCGGAACCACCCAgcaacgggcaatctctcatgatatggccttggcggccgcaagaaaaacaggcacctgtgGCACGGTAACACTCTCCAGGGTGATGCCTCCTACAATGAGGACATCGAGATATGGGTGGCCCCGTCTGACCGGAACCTCTATCCACCTGCGAAACCAaggccctggaactctggcctatTCCTGTGTGCCCAGTACTATCAAATCGCCTACCAGTAAACTGTGGAGGCGTACTGCGGCCTGGCTGAGAGAAATATCCGCTATGCTACTGCTGAGGCTACCCGCCTCGATAATCCCCAATAtagccagctgatctagccctcttaggctgcctcctatcacgctctctatcgggctgacgccctctatgtcggtcctccattccttgtgcgtacgCCTGCAAACGAGCGATGTCCATCCCTGACTGGGAAGCCATTACCAGGCAgctatcaaccaagtaatgatccagccccatcacgtaccgatgcatcctgtcagtcatatcggctacaatagtgggtgcgtatctagccaaagagttaaactctaggctgtactcctgAACGCTCCTGCCTCACTGTTTCAGTTGtagaaatctatcaactctggttCGCCGCACCTcgggaggcaggaagtggccaagaaaggcctccctaaactcggcccatactgcaggaggagcatcctcgcccctagacagttcccaggactcataccaatttatagctatatcacgcaaccgatatgaagccagctcgacagactcggtctcagaagccctgactaatctcagcgtacacttcatctgtcgaatgaagtcctggggatcctcctcgggctttgacccatagaactctgggcgattacaagtcaagaaatcacgaaccctcagactgtcacgtctatccacatcatcaccccctagcccgcgtctgcgagcctgccctgctactaacctcgtcaataactgcacagtatctctcatcgccctgtcctctgctcctggctgtggagctggaggctcgggtactggaaccCCGGGAGCTAGCGGTGGGGCCGCCCCCTGGTcggcagctgctgctgctccaatctcctctggtaatggcggtgtagcagaactggctgacgggggcacatcctcaggTACAAGCTgagcacgggccctagtaactctctgggcctggctagtctctccagctgccgctgacttgcccttctgggcagctgtcgcttttttcggaggcatcgctgaaaacatgaCAATTCGTTaggaagaaatcatcctaataatacagctctatcgcacgatctaagataagaaggaagggtaacatcctaaatgtcctgtagcctcctgtttatagatgtggtgcacaacacaccgataaacaagactctactagacacagcatatagacattccgaggacaaaccgctctgataccacttttgtcacgacccaaccccgtgggttgtgactagtgcccgagctggacacccatacacacctacttaccaaatcgacatatccataatTTATCTATATCCAACATATATCAAATTATACAGGTATTAAGCAcatatgtcgtcttaagcggtcgcatatatcaaacATATCATACTGAAGCCactaaggctgtcgtggaacatatcatccaaagcgtatacataagcatatatacatacaagccgttaaggctgtcatagcaaataggaccgcttagacgcaaatcatagacataaccgaacaataacgacccatgacccacatatatgtctacaggcctctaacaaacacaacagaatcatataacgggacagggccccgccgtaccgctgaatatacacatacatatacataacggaagaatctgtaccaaaatatgggctacagaacaagggagcactccaaagcagcagaacagaTGGCCTaaactgtcgggtcactcactcgaacgtctgtacctgcgggcatgaaacgcagcccccgaaggaaagggggtcagtacggaatatgtactgagtatgtaaagtatagagtaatatgaacagaatcacaagcggAATAAATACTACAGAGGattagtacagaaagtaagcacgatatgcaaaataataaaagcaacttactggaaacacaaaccatgcatgccaagaacggtatccggtcctttcCGGGACCcagggaacgtggcgccaccctaactttggcgccacacacatcatactccagaagatttgcttcgtaatctccgtcacacataacatatcataacatatacacggtacctgGGAACCAGACATATatacacgagaacccgggaaccggacacatcatactccataacatatacacggtaaccgggggccggacacatatacacggtaccccggaaccggacacatcatactccggaatatatttatatatatatatatatatatatatatatatatatatatatggaacccggcccttaaGCAAGGGACTcagcgaaccatacgcacgatacataccggcccgggactcggcgaaagaagtaatgacacatccacgagcggagtagtgagaaactaaatgcacataaatcaagactcgatgtataagtatacttaccgacccctgaaggctcagaaatgagtttcgggtcaatccgacttagtgtgagaaagttatgagcgtttgaagtacataacgttctacaaacgtttcagaagccattttcggaaaatcaaagccataatcatgtcaagtacctttcggatatcgttacggatcaaatcaattAGAACTTTTGGGACCATAGGTACATATCACAGACTCAATAGGATAATCGGGCGTGCTAGTATTTGCAGATCAatctttagtcatatcaattatctttcgtaTGCCATTCTGAAACATGTCAACAGAACTTTAGACATCatcgatacgcatcaaaatcatatgaaacagcttatggaaatcaagaacgttagccatcctagtggctctaagaatgggcgTTTCTTTGAAATAAtccatatacgtcatttgttcattccataaaggtcatgccaaaagaaagaaaggtaagccttacataccttgcccgctttctacgctacttcacacttaagtctttcgcttcgcaagatctacaacaatatttatacataccaaacattagtcatAGCTCTTAAGAATcccattctaaaccaacactttatttacagaaatttcggcagcatttcccctataaatgcaacatccccgagaattcaactcggccaagcatacaacaacaaatccgagaatttaactcggccaacttagcaacaacaatgccaacaattattccaacaatatcgacaatcaattcaaaacacattccaacgttcacaacttctttctacaaactttgacaactttccatttacgttcaattcataattgcttacatattcgagtactaatccgcaaccattcaaacaatattcaagaatacttcaaacaatccgtacaatattcacaataatccaacccataCGCTATGCCACCTGAAACCTTCCCAATggaacaagaaccataacaacacatttcttcctttcaaattcatgaattttactaacaattcacacattaCAACATTACCTaccataaatacaaaaagtgacattaaaatcacattaacttctaaaacaactttccaatacttacaacttcaactagaatcattaaattttcatttccatcatagattccattacaacaacaaccaaaatacttaagaaaaattgattcattctcttccataccataccacaaccacacgaccacaacacataatccatattttcatgaatttcacccatttctacacactacaacatacacaaccatccataacatataaaagaagattgaatcttaccttttctccttaacttctcacttagcTATGATTataaacttgcaacaaagagaggtcttcttgctctaacaattataccacgttgaagaggacccttggcCCTTTTTACTTAAgcccaactcttttttttttttttgtaattcatgaaaaaaaattattctccaaattccgaaattgcccttagccttcctccatatttccatgagtcatcttgcgtatttccctttttacccctagccttcctcaatatttccacatcaaagttttcttaagcaacttgtgtgctaaacaaaaaatcaaaaatataacctcgtccttaacttcccgcaattatcttgaattatccgaatgtacaaaatgcgggatataacacaaattcaGACCCCGAGGcctaacctcaaatgcatcaaatggaGCAATCTTAATGCTCGAATTGTACTTGTTGGTGCATGAAAACTCCGCTAAAGGCAAgaattggtcccaatgaccactaaaGTCGATCACaaatgctcgcaacatatcctcaaggacctAAATAGTCTGCTCGGCCTAGCTATCTGTCTAGGGATGAAAGGTTGCACAAACTCCACCAAAGTATACAACTCTTTTTACATAGACCGCCAGAAATGAGATGTAAATTGTGTGCCCCTATCCGAAATGATAGAAATAGGCACCCCATGCAGATGAACtatatcttaaatgtagattctGGCCAACTTCTCTGAATTGTAGGTAGTCTGAACCGGTATGAAAAGGGACGACTTGGCCTATCAATCTAAAATAATCCCATAGCATTAAATTTACCCAAAGTTTGTGATAACCCCACCACAAAGTCCATAATAATTTGCACCGACTTCCACTCAAGTAGGAGCATCCCCTTAGTCACACCACCAGGCTTTTGGTAttcatacttcacttgttgacaattcaaataccGAGACACAAACTCCATTATATTCTTTTTCATCCGACACCACTAACAGTGTTGCTTCAAATCACGACGTATCTCAGTAGCCCTTGGTGAATGGAATATCTCGAACTATGGGCCTCTTCCATGATCAACTGACTCAACTCACTTGTCCGAGCTACATAAATACCACATTTAATCCTCAATACACCCTCACCATCTAGAATCGCCTCCTTGGCCTTTCCTTGCAACACCTTATCCCAAATCCAGCACAATTTCTCATCATCAAACTGTTGCCCTAATCTAATCCAATAAAGATAACCTCACCTCTACACAAACTAGAACCCTGCCTGGTTCCGAAATATCGATCCTAACGAATCTTTTGACCAATGATTGAACATCCATAGCCAAAGGATGCTCTCCACCTGTAATAGTACTAGAATATCCATACTCACCCCATTTCAACTCAAGGCATCCGCCACCACATTGGCCTTGCCCGGGTGATAAAGAATATTCATGTAACTACACAAAAATATACTTTCCCATTCATAACACTGGTACTCGTACCAATGCCCATCACACCACGGGTAGGAGACACCTTCTTTCGCCCTTACCCATTATTAGTTTCATATTATCTTTAATTAGCAAAAACATCCCTCAACAAAATCtagaagtcttaacatacctcaaaAATAGAGCAAACGAGCCACGAACCTCAAGAAATCACCTTCTCTTTCTTCAAAGCCTCTGATTGTTCCCAATCAATCAAATATGTAATCTACATCGGTATATGAGTCTGTAGATACCCATATTGCTCTACTTATATCCAGGGCCCcaaaaatgacccaaaaagtcaacccgggcccacaagggcaaaattgaaatttcatTTCAAAATTAGTTTACACATAGCTTAATTGGTCTACCCAAAAAATGAgctaaaagcatctacaaatcgATCCTGAAATCGAAGAATTACATAATTTCTAGTCTAGGGTTAAGATTCCTAGTTTCCCACCAAATATCATAGATTAGGACTCTGATTAATGGAAGAAATTAAGAGAGAACATCAAATGAGAGTTAGAATCTTAACCCCGAGTTAAATCGTGCAAGTAGCCTTTGGAATCACCTCAAACCGAGCTCTAGAACTCCAACAATGGTGAAATAACCTTAATCCTGATTCTACTCGTTTTTAATGCCTGAAGCTCCTTTAGTGTGATTATGGTAACCCAACGCGATTGCGCTCAACCCAGAAAACCCACACTAGCGTGATCGCGCACCTTTAGCGCGATCGTGCTTGCCAAACTTCCTCCCTTAAGCACGATTGCGCTCACAccagataccaaaaaaaaaaaaatgttatgcCCAAGTCTCTTATTTAACACTAGAAACTCATTTGGAACCCCCCGAATAAAAACCAATTATACATTTCAGTCATAAAATACGTTACAGATTTGCTCGCACGCTCGATACATAACCATGGTCAACTCCAACTTTAAACTTAACTAATTTCCAACCCAAGGTCCAAAAATCACCTCCCCCCTGGGGACCCGAACtactcgactaagtcataaatcacactTCGGACCTAATGAAATCGACGAAACTCTGATATAGACCCATTTAACCCCGATATTGACCCTCCTCAATTTCTTAACTTAAGAACCTCTAATCTTGCTAAATCTGATCAGATACTCACCCGATTGTCATGAAAATCGCGTCATCCATCCCCGTAAGTCATAAATAACAATTAAAAAACTATAGGAAAGGTATATCGGTGAAAAAAAGCCGAAAAGCTCAAAAcaacctagcgggtcgttacaactCTATGAAAAATATCAATCGGAGTTTGCGAGATATAGAAATTCTCTTTTCATAGTTGTGGAAGCCGTTTTGTTGTTGGAGCCCTTGGGGTTCTCCCAATAACTATAAAGTGCAGGGTATCTGAGTCTAACTGGAATTCGTGTCAATTGAGGAACTGGATTGAAAAAAAGAAGAACTCTAGTTGTAAGATATCTAATCAAACCATCACTTGACTCCATAAGCGGGACTAAGGATGTTGAAGCCAGAAGAAGAACCTTGTATTTATGCTACAAAATCTCTTAATTGTTCCAGGGCAAcaagaaaaagatttttttttttaacgacaGAATTAATGAAAATCGAGACGGATTTTTTTGTCGCTAAATTTGGCAATAGAATACCGTCCGTCGCAAGGTTTCCAACGAATTTAGTTTTTCCACCGTTAGAAGTTAGCTACTCGCATATTAGCGACAGACGCAAATCTGACGCTAAATATGTTTAGCGACGAATGCGcccgttcttttttttttttcagtaacGCCAAATCCAATGAATTATAAGAATCCAATTATATATATTACACAGATCAGATTATATCAATTGCTCAAATCAGTTACAAATTAATTTGGTCATGAATTACATGaacccaattatacatatttgtCTATAGATTGCTTCTTTATTTTTGAAGCTAATATATTTACTCCAAATTGTGGGAATATCATTCATGCTTCTGTTAGGATCATTgtcatagtatatacatataaaaaatatCAAGTGATAGCAACGACACCCGAGTTAACTTGGGTGCACTTTTAGTATGTTATTGGGTGTTTAATATTTTTCACACCAACAACTTAACAAGTGACTCTATCCAGTATCCACCAGAATTTAGATTAAACAAATAGCctagctttttttttcttttacgtcTACTAGAATTTGAATTTTGTTCTCATAATTAATTTACATCTCAATTCAATTGCATGATAAAGTGGTTTATACAATACATACAACATAAGCTACTTATATGTTGCACATTACAATATAATATGATTCAAATACTATTAAGTTAGCatcaagaaaaagaatatttagTGCAAGAAAAATTATTGAGTTTAAATTTTACATACTTTTGGTGTAAAGGTATTTTCAGAATTAATCAAATCACTTAAGATGCAATTAGAGGTCACTCTTTAGAATAAGAATTGATAAGTAACATGGACAAAATGTTATACCTTAAAATTAGTAAATTTTGACATAATAGgctaaatattttatatattatcAATGTATATAATGTAAATCCTAATTGAAAAGGTATGTCGCTAGAATTGTTtgattccttttttattttatttttttcctttattttaaaTGGGCAAtctactcaaaagattgaagattgAGGTAATCTACATCTGGTTATACTTAATTATACTCACCTTTCACTTTAGCTTTAAAATTATGTTGACGTCCCCATAAGTAAGTTTAATCGCAAAGATCTGGTCAGCAGAAGATTACTGATTGCAAAATGACACATAAACCCATGAATTTATAAAATTTCTTTTCATAATAAATGACATTGCTTCAAAAATTTAATGTGTTTGACAGTCATTTATAGTGGATTACAGAAAATTAAAGCTATCTTTTGACTCAATGATACATAATATATTGACATGTTAGTTTAGCTAGTTTGCTCACTAATTTTTTGTAACAGCTCCTTTGTAAAAATGGTTTTTGTTGACAAGTATTATCGCTgcgtcttttctttttttttaattaaactaAAAGGCATAATTAGAAggtaaatttaataaaatatgtgATGAATAAATATGTGGTTTATATTAATAAGGGTAAATTTTAGTAATTTTGTATACTTTTGCATGACTTCAGCGCTTCCAATAATCTTCACCTGAAAAAGAAATCTTTAcattaaattcaagaatttaggCTTCTAAGTAATTTCATAAAAGACAGGAGGTAAATTCATCTTATCCAATTATAATGGAGGTTATTGTACATAGTAAAACTTGAATCTAGCCAACGAATAAATTCTAGAATTGGAAAGACTTGTGACGAAAAAACgttgagaaaatgacaaaatttgccccttatgtttgagggtaggttcaaaatagtctccAAGGTATGCACTGATTGGTTCTTTATGTTTTAAGTTAATAAGTTTAGCCTCCATCAAATATTTACCAAATTCTATCTGTTAGATTTGTGAAAACTATTAGATTTGCgggaattataaaaaaaaaaaaaaaaatagcgggaactcacatttagagcTACAATTTTTGAAATTTCCGCTATTTTGATTTATTTCTAAACTCTGGTGCAGCTTATTGAGTTGTCATTTCTGCTAATTTTCTTATCTTTTTAGTGTGAATTGAAGTTTTTTCCGTtgttgtatattttaggtatTTGATGAGACTTTCTTGGTGTTTCtggttgaatttttttttcccaCTGTTTCTGTCAAACCTAACAATATAAATTATTAAATATTTGATGGaaactaaaagtgttaacttttgacaAAGCTAATGGACCAATAATGTTCAATGCATACTTAAATGCCTAATTTGAACCTgccctcaaacataagggaccatttttgttattttctcgAAAAATGTTGCTATAAATTTGCATGTTTGGCTCGAGAATGTACTTATTGTGATTCAAGTTTCGTGTACGCTTTGGGAAATAAATTGCATCTTTCCCTCTCCTCTTGTTGTAATCATGGAAAGAAGAGAAAATGTTGAGACAGAGTTTATCAAATGTGCTGAGCATGCTAAAATCTCTCAGTAAGAAAGCAAAAGAGCTTTCTATTTTATGTGGAATTGAGATCGCAGTTATTATCTTTTCCATTGGAGGTCAACCATTTTTCTTTAGTAAGCCTGATGTTGAATCGGTCGTCCACCAGGCCAATCAACCAAGTGCATCTTCGAAAAGGAAGGTAGAAGAAAGTGAGAACAAAGGAAAAGTTACTGAAGGTACCTTCATACACTGTCCGTCAGAAGATTTTAACTTGACTGATTTGGAAAGATATAAGAAATTGGATCAGAAATTTGAACTTCAATTGGTTAAGGAAATTGTTCAGCTACAATCTGTGATTCGCTCTGAAGATCCACAATTTGTGCTCGAAATGAATGATGCTAGTTCTTCGACTTTGCCATCTAATTAGTTGAGTCTTTAAACAGAAACTTTAATATAATAAGATTCAAATAAAGTTTATTAGTAATGTTGTTTCTTCACAATGACTTGTCTTAGGGAGTGAACTTTTTCAAGTAGTAAATGTTTTATGCTGTTtattatttacattttttttttctccaaatatAATACCTAGCCCCTAAATGTATCTTTGTTCTCAGCACAACTTTCTTCTAACTTCTACATTTTATTTTGGGATAATTATAGAGATCTTACTGTTTGGCCTCGTAACATTAATTTCTCTTATGATTTATGATATTACGCTAACTTtctttattttgattttcttaaaaaatcttTTAATCAATGAAAAATGAATTAAAAGAATTATTTCGTTAAGCGTAATACTGTAAATCACAAGGGATGTTAGTGTTATGAAACTAAACATGAAGGGAGATCTCTAAAATTATCCCAAACAGTTAAGGGGTATCTTATTATATTTTGTATAATCTTAATTACAACATTGTGAATTTGAAATAAAATATGAATTTGTGGCTAGTAATAACAAGTGGCGTCAATAAACTGATGACATGAATTAAATGGTTAGTCATGATTTCGACTATTTTCAGAAGCAGAATAAGTTTAAAGAGTTTAATAGAATTATTAGATATTCTCTGTAACTCGATTTAGTCTCAAGAGgatgttacaacaacaacaacaacccagtgaaatcccacaacgtggggtttggggagggtagagtgtacgcagaccttactcctatcaaggtaggacggttgtttccgaaagaccctcggttcaataaaaaaaagcataaaaagaggtcagataaggctaagagattcaaagcgatatggaaatgaaataacgcgagcgacacagataacataggataatcaaagcacatgaaatgacagataatagcagaaatcagagcacaagaaattatactgcgataatgcgactactaataagaaaggataacgagactatctactagccttctaccctaatctgggtcctccaaaccctcctatctaaggtcatgtcctcggtaagctataACTGCGCC
Encoded here:
- the LOC132610293 gene encoding agamous-like MADS-box protein AGL61, whose amino-acid sequence is MLRQSLSNVLSMLKSLSKKAKELSILCGIEIAVIIFSIGGQPFFFSKPDVESVVHQANQPSASSKRKVEESENKGKVTEGTFIHCPSEDFNLTDLERYKKLDQKFELQLVKEIVQLQSVIRSEDPQFVLEMNDASSSTLPSN